One genomic window of Nitrosopumilus sp. includes the following:
- a CDS encoding DUF115 domain-containing protein → MMLLGWKKRYSDILKEFTYDEKRDRESAIILNSILKKSDINEKIMNLVKNKIVLVIGSGPSLSSAIPKLKNYKKSIKIAADSSIKPLVENGIIPDIIITDLDGDENTLKKMAKTKSIFVVHAHGDNIEKLEFVKKIKNCLGTTQSIPFDKIHNFGGFTDGDRGVFLASHYNAKRIILFGMDFGDQIGKFSKTKKSERKMKLKKLKRGKSLLEWLSTITKSELFTTSKPIKGFKKISYKELDIIIT, encoded by the coding sequence ATCATGCTTCTAGGTTGGAAAAAGAGATATTCAGATATTTTAAAAGAATTTACATATGATGAAAAAAGAGATAGAGAATCAGCTATTATTTTGAATTCAATTTTAAAAAAATCAGACATTAATGAAAAGATTATGAATCTAGTTAAGAATAAGATAGTGTTAGTTATAGGTTCAGGACCTTCATTATCTAGTGCAATTCCCAAATTAAAAAATTATAAAAAATCAATAAAAATTGCTGCAGACAGTTCAATTAAACCACTTGTGGAAAATGGAATCATCCCAGACATCATTATAACAGATCTAGATGGTGACGAAAATACACTTAAAAAAATGGCAAAAACAAAATCTATTTTTGTTGTACATGCACATGGAGATAATATAGAAAAATTAGAATTTGTAAAAAAAATAAAAAATTGTCTTGGAACAACTCAATCAATTCCGTTTGATAAAATACATAATTTTGGAGGATTTACAGATGGTGATAGAGGAGTTTTTTTGGCAAGTCATTATAATGCAAAAAGAATTATTTTATTTGGAATGGATTTTGGAGATCAGATAGGAAAATTTTCAAAAACAAAGAAATCAGAAAGGAAAATGAAATTAAAGAAATTAAAAAGAGGAAAATCGCTTTTAGAATGGCTTTCAACTATTACAAAATCTGAATTATTCACGACATCAAAACCAATTAAAGGATTTAAAAAAATATCATACAAGGAATTAGATATTATAATTACCTAG
- a CDS encoding DUF2024 family protein, which yields MDFHVFDTYVKAKDGHTMHFDVVTDKSDPEKAITFAKEWLKSIGEESVIVTTNECKFCHTQSVPEDMEIEIMTDGYSISKMEGCPN from the coding sequence ATGGATTTTCATGTTTTTGATACATATGTAAAAGCAAAAGATGGACATACGATGCATTTTGATGTAGTGACTGATAAAAGTGATCCAGAAAAAGCAATTACATTTGCAAAAGAGTGGCTTAAATCTATCGGAGAAGAGTCTGTCATAGTTACTACAAATGAATGTAAGTTTTGTCACACACAATCAGTTCCAGAAGATATGGAAATTGAAATAATGACAGATGGCTATTCCATTTCAAAAATGGAAGGATGTCCAAATTAA
- the guaA gene encoding glutamine-hydrolyzing GMP synthase — protein sequence MDKIIVLDFGSQYSHLICRRIREFSVYAELVPYDISYDELQKLKPTGIIFSGGPSSVYNIDAPNPEDKIFEMNLPLLGICYGHQLIVNKFGGKVKRANKEYGSSLLTIDNDKDLLNGVSKSIRAWMSHGDEAEQIPEGFKVIGHTENAKAAAIASEEKSIYGIQFHPEVVHTEQGTEILKNFVLKVCRAKQDWTMKGFIDSAVEKISKINGNVLCGVSGGIDSTVVALLIHKAIGNRLKCVFVNNGLLRLNEEKEIEEMFKDNFKVDFTSINAVDEFLGKLKGIEDPERKRKIVGEEFIHVFSKFAETNGPFKWLAQGTLYPDVIESGVSKGPASVIKSHHNVGGLPDWLNLEILEPLRELYKDEVREIAKILGVPEKLFMRHPFPGPGLAVRIIGEVTPTKLNISKIASKIVEDELMEADLYEKVWQAYAAVGDDRAVGVVGDERRYGNIVMIRVVDSVDAMTADWTRLSHELLEKMSNRITNEIEDVTWVTYTISSKPPATIEPQ from the coding sequence ATGGACAAGATTATAGTTTTAGATTTTGGTTCACAATATAGCCATTTGATCTGTAGAAGAATAAGAGAATTTTCTGTTTATGCAGAACTAGTTCCTTATGATATTAGTTATGATGAATTGCAAAAACTCAAACCTACTGGAATAATTTTTTCTGGGGGGCCATCAAGTGTTTATAATATAGATGCTCCAAATCCAGAAGATAAAATATTTGAGATGAATTTACCATTGCTTGGAATCTGTTATGGACATCAATTAATTGTAAATAAATTTGGAGGTAAAGTGAAAAGAGCAAACAAAGAATATGGTTCGTCTTTACTTACAATTGACAATGATAAAGATTTGCTTAATGGTGTTAGTAAATCGATTAGGGCATGGATGAGTCATGGTGACGAAGCAGAACAAATTCCAGAAGGATTCAAAGTAATAGGACATACTGAAAATGCAAAAGCAGCTGCAATTGCATCAGAAGAAAAATCAATTTATGGAATTCAATTTCATCCAGAAGTTGTACACACGGAACAAGGTACTGAAATTCTTAAGAATTTTGTTTTAAAAGTTTGTAGAGCAAAACAAGATTGGACTATGAAAGGGTTCATAGATTCAGCTGTAGAAAAAATTTCAAAAATAAATGGTAATGTACTTTGTGGAGTGAGTGGCGGAATTGATTCTACAGTGGTTGCATTACTTATTCATAAAGCAATTGGAAACAGACTCAAATGTGTTTTTGTAAATAATGGTTTGTTAAGACTAAATGAAGAAAAAGAAATTGAGGAGATGTTTAAAGATAATTTTAAAGTAGATTTTACATCAATCAACGCAGTAGATGAATTTCTTGGAAAACTCAAGGGTATAGAAGATCCTGAAAGAAAAAGAAAGATAGTAGGAGAAGAATTTATTCATGTTTTTTCTAAATTTGCTGAAACTAATGGTCCCTTCAAATGGCTTGCTCAAGGTACACTATACCCGGATGTTATTGAAAGCGGAGTTTCAAAAGGTCCTGCTTCAGTAATAAAATCACATCATAATGTCGGAGGATTACCAGATTGGCTCAATTTAGAAATATTAGAACCATTAAGAGAGTTATATAAAGATGAAGTAAGAGAGATTGCAAAAATTCTTGGAGTTCCAGAAAAACTTTTCATGCGACATCCATTTCCAGGTCCAGGTCTTGCGGTTAGAATAATTGGAGAAGTTACTCCAACAAAACTAAATATTTCAAAAATAGCAAGTAAAATTGTTGAAGATGAATTAATGGAAGCTGATTTGTATGAAAAAGTATGGCAAGCATATGCAGCAGTAGGTGATGACAGAGCAGTAGGGGTTGTAGGAGATGAGCGTAGATACGGAAACATAGTTATGATTAGAGTTGTGGATTCTGTGGATGCAATGACTGCGGATTGGACTAGATTATCACATGAATTGTTAGAAAAAATGAGTAATAGAATAACAAACGAAATTGAGGATGTTACTTGGGTCACGTATACTATTTCAAGTAAGCCTCCAGCAACAATTGAACCACAATAG